TAAAGGAACCATCGAATTTTGTGCTGGTTGAAAATTTAGCAAATGCGCTTGGTGGGGCGGTTGGTGCAAGTCGGGCGGTGGTCGATGCAGGATGGAGACCTCATGAAGAGCAAGTGGGGCAAACTGGAAAAGTGGTTTCTCCAAAGCTGTACATTGCAGTGGGAATTTCCGGTGCTGTTCAACACCTTGCGGGAATGACTGCCTCGAAGGTTATTGTAGCTATCAATAAAGATAAGGATGCGCCAATATTTCAAATCGCGGATTACGGAATCGTCGGCGATGCGCTCGAAGTGCTTCCTGCCCTGACCGAAGAATTCAAGAAAATTTTGCAAAACTGATTGACGAAACGAATTTCTTTGGTTTAGATTAACGAGTTATGTCAAATTCAGAGAAACAATTAAGATTGGCTTTTTTACCATTAAAGAAGTTCGTTTTTGAATTCAATAAGTGAAGAAAAAATCGGGCTGAAATTCAGATTCCATTTTAGCGATTCCTTAAGTAACTTATCCGTTCAATTGATTCATCGATTTTGGTGACGATTTGAACATTTACCTATGAAGAAAATCCAAGTTGATATTTTGGGGCTTTCAACAAGCCCCCACAACCAAGGGGCTTATGCACTTATTTTATTTGAAATTGGAGGGAAAAGAAAACTCCCGATCATTATCGGCGGCTTTGAAGCTCAAGCAATCGCCTTGAAGCTTGAAAACATTAAAGCTCCTCGACCGTTCACACACGATTTAATTCGATCCTTAACGGAAACCTTCAGCATTACCGTTTCGGAGGTGATGATAGATGAACTTCGTAATGAAACATTTTACGCTAAAGTGGTTTGTGAACTTTCAGGAATGATTCATGAAATTGATGCTCGCCCAAGCGACGCAATCGCGCTTGCCGTTCGGTGCGACGCCCCAATTTTCGTTTCAGAAGAAGTCATGAACGAAGCAGGAATAATTGATGAAAAAGGAGAATCGCAATCAGGGTTTGGGATTGGCGTGGAGCGGAAATCAGGGACTCCGGCACTTACAACCCCTGCACCCAATACCAATAAACTTGACGAATTAAATATACAACTCAAAGAGGCGATTCAACAGGAAGATTACGAAAAAGCCGCCCGAATTCGAGATGAAATCAAAAAACTCGGTGGAGAAGCCAATTAACCGCCAAGGATTAATCCTCAAAATTGTAGTCAGTACCAAATGATTCGTGTCGTTCCTTACAGCCCGGAGTATTACGAACTTTGGGAAAATTTTGTCGCTGAGTCAAATAACGGTACCTTATTTCATCGACTTAAGTTTTTAGACTATCACCCCGAAAATCGTTTTGCGTTTCATCATTTGCTTTTCTTTCAAAGAGAAAAACTTGTTGCCGTTCTGCCCGCGGCTTTGACCGAAGAAAATACTTGCCTAGAGTCACCCATTGGGGCAAGTTACGGCGGGTTGGTGGTGAAGGATATGAAGTATCATGAGCACGAGCCGATTGTCGATGCTCTCACAAACTATGCGGTGAGTAGCGGGTTAACAAAGATTCGATTAACCACTGCACCCTTTATCTACCAAAAAAAACTGACCCAAAACCTCGATTATGCTTTGGCTTACAAAGGATATCACTTTGAGCGTCATTATATTTCTCATGCTATTCCCCTTGAGCAAACGTCTGACTTTACAGCGCATTTTTCACCAACAGCACGGCGCTATATTCATCAATGTGAGCGGAATCAAGACCTCATTGTTGAACTTGCTCAAAATCAAAAGGGATTTGAGGAGTTCTATCCAATTTTGCTCGAAAATAAGGCCCGACATAATGCAAAGCCCACCCACACTTTTGAAGAAATTTTAAGACTCAAAGAATTTTTCCCCAATTCCATTCACTTATTTTTGGTTCGCTATAAAGGAAAAGCGATCGGTGGCTCGTTGCTTTTTGATAGTAATGAACAGGTGACCCTTTGTTTTTACAATATGTTGCTTTACGAATTCAATTATCTACACCCGATCCACTATGTGATGGATAAAGTGACCAAGTGGGCAATTCAACGAAAATTTCGTTACGTTGATATTGGTGTTTCTCAAAATACCGCCGCAGAAAACCAAATGACACCGGCATATTCACTAATCGAATTCAAAGAAAAATTCTGCTCAACCGGAATACTCAGAAGCACATTTATCAAGCATTTTAATAACACTGACAGGAGTAACAAGTTATGGTAAAAAGAATTGATCATATCGCGATAGCAGTGAAAAGCATTGCTGAAACACTTTCAACCTACAAAATGCTCATCGATGAAGGCGTGGCTCATGTCAGTGAAGAGGTCGTTGAAGCTCAAAAAGTTAAAGTGGCTTTTTTGACCATTGGCGATACAAAAATCGAATTTCTTGAACCACTTTCACCGGAAAGTACGGTTGCAAAATTTTTAGAAAAAAGAGGTGAAGGGCTTCATCACCTTGCTTTGGAGACAACCGATATCCATCAAGAAGTGACACGAATTGGAAGTAAAGGATTTGAAGTACTAAATGAACCACGCCCGGGTGCTGAAGGAAAAGTCGTTAGTTTTATTAATCCGAAAGGGACAAGCCGGGTTTTGATTGAATTGGTTGGCGATCCAAGGTAACCTATTGGAATTAGAATTGGCAAAAAAAGTTGGCTTCAAAATTCAATTGCAAAGGTTATGAGTGATCAAAAAATGTTTGTTGCCGTAGGCGAATATTTAAAACCACTTTCTGAGGTAGAAGCTCATTATTCAAAACATAGTGAGTGGCTTGTTAGAAATTATGAATCCGGTGCTTTTTTAGCATCGGGTCGCCAGTTTCCACCGACAGGAGGGTTAATTTTGGCGAAAGCCAGTTCTCTGGCCCAAGCAACCACACTTTTCGAAGAAGATCCCTTAGTCCATCTTGGAATTGCACGGTATTCGCTTATCGAATTTACGCCCGGAGACTTTCCTCGCCGCTCGCCGGAATTCGATGCATTTTTCAAAAAAGCCATTAAGTAATAATGGGTGGACTGAATAAGCTCATGCCGAACTGGGGCCGCTTTATCATAGGTTTTCTGCTACTCTTGAGTCTCAATGTGAGTTTAGGGCTTTCCCAAAAAATACCTTCTTCATTTCGGATTGCTCGATTAAAGTATGCCGGTGGGGGCGATTGGTATAATGACCCCTCGGCAGTGCCAAATTTGATGCGATTTATCCGAGAAAAAACAGGTGTCGTTACGCCGGAAAAGGAAGAAACGGTCGATGCCTCAAGTCCGCAAATATTCCAATACGCCGTTCTCTTTATGACCGGGCACGGGAATATCAAATTTTCTGAATCTGAACTTGCTAATCTGCGTGCATACCTCAATGCAGGAGGGTTTATCTATGCCGATGACGATTACGGAATGGATAAGAGCTTTAGGCGTGAAATGAAACGGCTTCTTCCTGAAAGCCCTTTGGTTGAAATTCCTTACACTCACCCTATCTACAACAAGTTCTACAAGTTTCCGAACGGACTTCCGAAAATTCACGAGCACGACGGCAAAGCCCCCGTAGGAATGGGGGCTTTTATCGGAAATCGAATGGTGATTTTTTACTCGTATGAAAGTAACCCGAGTGACGGGTGGGCAGACATTGATGTTCATAACGACTCTCCCGAAAAGCGCGAAGAAGCCTTTCGAATAGGCACGAATATCATCCTCTTCGCGATTTCATACTAATCATTTCTTGGGAACAGCACCCGATCCGGATATGGTATTAAGTTTCTTTAAATAGCCATCAAGCCTTAACAAAAAGGAATTAATTTCGCCAAGTAACTCTCTACGGCGAGCAAAGTTTGAATCCTGCCCTGTGCCAATGCCCATATACTCGAATTCCTGAACCCGTTGATTAATCTCAAGCGATATTTCTGAAACGGTTGAATCTCTCATCACCAATGCCTGTTGCTTAAGGATATAATTCAAGCAAGCTAGTGTTATCTGTCCACTTCTCATCGTGTTTAGCATAAATGAATTGCAAAGATCGGGTGTGATTAAAACACTTTCCGCCTGCCGGGATCGTGCTAAACCGATATTTCCATTGGTTAGGGCAATTGATGCATTTGAAACAACATTGAAACCAAGTTTTGTAATCTTTTTCGAAATCGCAACGGCTTCTTGAAATGCCGCAGGATCTGCACGAACAATATATTCGCCATCCTTTAATTCATTGGTTGAAGAGCTTGATGATGAATTCGAGACAATAGGGTTTCCCTCTGAACTGCAATATTCATCAAGCAGAGTTTCAGCGGCGACATACCCTAAAAGACGAGATTCTACAAAATCTTTACAGGCCTCGTTTATCAATTTCATTTCAATTTTGACACTTCCTCTGTAAAAATATGCGACGGCATAGCGGGGGTTTAAGATGATGGCACTGTCAAGATCGGGTAGAGCGGAGAATATTTTTTTTAGCCTGATTTTAGACATCGCTCGATGATAAAAGTACACATCTCGCCGTTTTAATCGAATGGCTTCTGAGATATTCTGAATAGACTCTTCATACCGTTTTTGTCCATAACAAATTAACCCAAGATAAAGGTAATTCTCCGCATCAGTTTTTTTTTGGTTTGCGGTTTCAAAGGCAACGTAGGCTTCGTCATACTGCAATAGCTTTAGCAAAGAGAGTCCTAATTCAAAATAAACGCCGGTGAAATCGGGAGAGAGAGAAATCGTTTTCTTAAAATTTTCAATAGCGATCGAGTGGTCTCCAATAAGAGCATTAAGAAAACCTTGATAGTACCAAATATTTGGGTTGTTGGGTTGATGCTTTGAGGCTCTTACAAAGTCGGCTAATGAAGCAAAGTAGGAGGCTCGTTCGAGATAGAAAACACCGCGGTAAAAGTAGCCATCTGCAGATTCGGGCTTTAATCGAATGGCTTGGTTAAAATCCTCAAGTGCGCCAAGTGAATCCATAATCCGCTGTTTGGCGAAGCCCCTTTTCAGGTAAGCCTCTACAACGCTGCTATCTCTTAAGAGAGTTTCCGAATATACCTGAATTGCTTCCTGAAAAGCATTTCTATCAAGAAGCAATTTCCCTGTTTGAAGTTTTGTCTCAAGCGACTCTTGAGCAAATAACGGAGTGAAGGTGTAAATGAAAAAAATCAGAACCGAAAAATAAACGCGTTGAGAACG
The window above is part of the Chloroherpetonaceae bacterium genome. Proteins encoded here:
- a CDS encoding DUF4159 domain-containing protein, with protein sequence MPNWGRFIIGFLLLLSLNVSLGLSQKIPSSFRIARLKYAGGGDWYNDPSAVPNLMRFIREKTGVVTPEKEETVDASSPQIFQYAVLFMTGHGNIKFSESELANLRAYLNAGGFIYADDDYGMDKSFRREMKRLLPESPLVEIPYTHPIYNKFYKFPNGLPKIHEHDGKAPVGMGAFIGNRMVIFYSYESNPSDGWADIDVHNDSPEKREEAFRIGTNIILFAISY
- the mce gene encoding methylmalonyl-CoA epimerase, which produces MVKRIDHIAIAVKSIAETLSTYKMLIDEGVAHVSEEVVEAQKVKVAFLTIGDTKIEFLEPLSPESTVAKFLEKRGEGLHHLALETTDIHQEVTRIGSKGFEVLNEPRPGAEGKVVSFINPKGTSRVLIELVGDPR
- a CDS encoding GNAT family N-acetyltransferase, whose translation is MIRVVPYSPEYYELWENFVAESNNGTLFHRLKFLDYHPENRFAFHHLLFFQREKLVAVLPAALTEENTCLESPIGASYGGLVVKDMKYHEHEPIVDALTNYAVSSGLTKIRLTTAPFIYQKKLTQNLDYALAYKGYHFERHYISHAIPLEQTSDFTAHFSPTARRYIHQCERNQDLIVELAQNQKGFEEFYPILLENKARHNAKPTHTFEEILRLKEFFPNSIHLFLVRYKGKAIGGSLLFDSNEQVTLCFYNMLLYEFNYLHPIHYVMDKVTKWAIQRKFRYVDIGVSQNTAAENQMTPAYSLIEFKEKFCSTGILRSTFIKHFNNTDRSNKLW
- a CDS encoding YciI family protein, translating into MSDQKMFVAVGEYLKPLSEVEAHYSKHSEWLVRNYESGAFLASGRQFPPTGGLILAKASSLAQATTLFEEDPLVHLGIARYSLIEFTPGDFPRRSPEFDAFFKKAIK
- a CDS encoding tetratricopeptide repeat protein produces the protein MNLYSHLLLMRSQRVYFSVLIFFIYTFTPLFAQESLETKLQTGKLLLDRNAFQEAIQVYSETLLRDSSVVEAYLKRGFAKQRIMDSLGALEDFNQAIRLKPESADGYFYRGVFYLERASYFASLADFVRASKHQPNNPNIWYYQGFLNALIGDHSIAIENFKKTISLSPDFTGVYFELGLSLLKLLQYDEAYVAFETANQKKTDAENYLYLGLICYGQKRYEESIQNISEAIRLKRRDVYFYHRAMSKIRLKKIFSALPDLDSAIILNPRYAVAYFYRGSVKIEMKLINEACKDFVESRLLGYVAAETLLDEYCSSEGNPIVSNSSSSSSTNELKDGEYIVRADPAAFQEAVAISKKITKLGFNVVSNASIALTNGNIGLARSRQAESVLITPDLCNSFMLNTMRSGQITLACLNYILKQQALVMRDSTVSEISLEINQRVQEFEYMGIGTGQDSNFARRRELLGEINSFLLRLDGYLKKLNTISGSGAVPKK
- a CDS encoding bifunctional nuclease family protein, coding for MKKIQVDILGLSTSPHNQGAYALILFEIGGKRKLPIIIGGFEAQAIALKLENIKAPRPFTHDLIRSLTETFSITVSEVMIDELRNETFYAKVVCELSGMIHEIDARPSDAIALAVRCDAPIFVSEEVMNEAGIIDEKGESQSGFGIGVERKSGTPALTTPAPNTNKLDELNIQLKEAIQQEDYEKAARIRDEIKKLGGEAN